The genomic stretch GGGCCAGGCCGCCTACTACCCAACCGTTGCCCCTGGACCAGAAGATCTTTTTATTATTGGGCGATCTTTCTTCAATGAACCGGTCGTCCCGGAAAAACAGGCTATCCGTTCTGCTGTACAGGTGATCGGACGTCAGCCACCAGTTCTGCACCATGTATTCCATGTACCGGGGTTGCCCGGTAATGGTGGCCAGCCTTGCATAGGCAGGCGGCGCCATGTACAGGGCATCGCACCAGGTCCACCATTCCCACCAGTATTTATTGTCCTTGAAGCGTACTTCCGGCGCCAGGTCGCGGCTCATAGGCATATCCATCATGTAGCGCGACTTATCGATCATGCTTTTATTGCCCGTTAGCTCATACAACTCCAGGAACACCTGCGCAATGGCCAGCTGGTTGGCGTCATAGGGACGTGGCAGCGGCTCCCAGCGTACGGTATTACCCATGTCGATAATAGCATCATAATATTTTTGCTGCATGCTGGTTTTATACAGGGCCATCAAACCATGATAAAAAGGCGCATAGTCCCAGGAATTCAGTTCCTTACCGGTAGGATGCTGCAATTGCCAGTCGGCCGTGCGCTGAATAACGGTAAGAATATCTCTCTTAGACAACTTTGTGTCCGGTTTTACTGATTTCCGGGAGGTAGCCGTCGGTTTGGATTGGGCAGAAGCTATGGCGCCTGCCAGCAGCAGTATAACCAATAGCAGATAGGGGGAAACTGTTTTCATAATAGTGCAGTTATGGATTTGCCCCTGCCTGCTCCTTTTTCATTTGCGCCAGTATTGTCCTGTTCACTTCCACCAAATGAGCAACAGTACCAGCTTTATACCATTCCGTAAACCGGTCCTGGTGATAAAAGGGTTCGGGGGTTAATAGTTCGTTCTCGAGGTAACTGATCAGGTTACTGAAATAACTGTCTTTCTCTGCTGCGATCATGATCCTGGCCCTGAGACCATTGTATTCATTGATCTGCTGATTGATCGTTTTTATATACTGCGGATGGAAAAAGCCTGCAGGGTCCACGCCTTCCAGTATCTCTTTCACCGCTACGCCCGTTCCTCCATCCTGGTTGGGCAATTTAACCTGCATGAGCTGCGCAATGGTGGGCGTAAGGTCCGTATGCTCAAAATAAGGCAGGGTCCTGCCTTTGGCGATGCCTTTGCCTACAAACAACAGCGGTGTGGTCCAGCTGTCTTCCTCAATCATGGGATGCCAGCCCTTGTTGCTTTGTCCCTGGTCGCTGCTTACAATTAATAAGGTATTTTCCCATTTGCCGGAAGACTTCAAAAAACCAACCAGTTCTCCCAGTAATCGATCAGCTTCCTCTATCGCATGCACATAAGGTGAACCTTGTCCCCAGATATTCCGGTAATAAGGTTTGTCACTGCTGGTATAGGTAAGATATCGTCCTTCATTGCCGGGCGTTTGCAGGTGTATCCTGAAATAACTGATATCCTGCCTGCGCAGCAAATCCAGGCTTTGCGCCAGTACCTGGGAGTCAGTCAGCAGCGGATCATGAATGTTGATGGTAAACCCTTTGCTCACGGAAGTATACGCTTTCGTATTGGCAACAAAGGCAGTGGGCTGTTTATCGCTGAACATTTCCTGCAGCATTTTATTCTCCGGCCTTACAAAGAGTGTCCCGGCCTGCAGCACCGGGTTGGGAAAGGAGGAGGTATGCAGCTGTCCATAGGCGCCTACAGTAGGATGATGCGGTGTGATCATACAGGACCGCTGTATATAGGCGCCCTCCCTGACCAGCTGGTTGAACACCGGCATTTTTAATTTGTCAGGGGCCTGCCAGTGCAGGCCATCTATCAGGAAAACAATAACGCGTGCAGGAGCGTCCTGGGCAGGTAGTGGATTTGTCATACTGAGCAAAGCGATGCAATGAAGGATGGATTGTCGAATTAAAGTGACCATTTTTTTCAGCAATGCAGTTGTAAGCCATCAGCACAGCGCTTCAATCCCTGACCGGATCTATTGAGCCTTAACACATCTGCTGTAACGAATATAAAAAAATATGGTTATATTTTACCTGATCCGGCGCCTGAAAGATTATTCTTTTATTATAAAAAAATTATACTTTTGATTTCCTAACCCAACGATTCCTGCCAAGCTTCCAACATATATGAGCCGGTCGGTACCCGATATTACCCATGACGCTTTGCTGTTGAAGCAGCTGCATGAAGGCAGCGAACAGGCTTTCAATACCCTCTTCGAAAAATACTGGGACAAGTCCTTCTCGGAGGCCTACAAAAGGATCAAAGACTATGATGCCGCCAAAGATATTGTCCAGGATATCTTCTCACAGATCTGGATCAACAGGGGATCAGTCCTGATCGAAAACTTCAGCGCCTACCTCCATACTGCTATCCGCAACCAGGTGATCCGGTATGCCGTCCGGCAAAAACAGCAGCAGCCTTTCTTCCAGGCCCTTGAACTGCTGCCCGGTAAATACGCCGATGCAGATGCACCACTGCTGTGGAAAGAGTTCCTGCAAGCTTATGAGGCCCTGATTGATGCCATGCCGCCGAAAAGGCAGCAGATCTTCCGTCTTCGCTTCCAGCAAGGACTGGCCACCAGGGTCATCTCCCTGCAAATGGGTATCAAACGTAAAACGGTCCAGAACCAGCTGGGAAAAGCCATCGAGGCATTGAAAGTTTCCCTGCTGCAGATCCTGGGTATCCTCCTGCTGCTCCTGCTCTCTATTGCCTGAACTCCCTGAAAAAATATTTTTTGTCCGGGTGGGACTTTTGCTCCTCCACGGGTCATTTAGAGTATAGGCCCATGGCTTACACCGAACCGATGGACAAACAATACTTCCTTCAACTGTTACAAAAATACACTGCCGGCACTGCCACCCCTGAAGAGCGCCAGCTGGTGGACCGTTATTACAACCTGTTCCAGGATGAGGAAGACCTGCTCCAGTCGCAGGAGCAGCGCCAGGCCCTGAAGAACGATATCCGGGCAGGGATCCGCCGGTCCATCGGCAATGCCGGTGAACCGGCGCCGCTTAGTAAACCTTACCGGAGAAAATGGCTAATGGCCGCAGCAGCAGCCGTCCTGCTCCTGGCAACCGCCGCCAGCCTCTACCTGCTGATCCGTTCACAGGCAGCGCCAGATACTATCAGCATTTCCGCCAGCCAGCAGGAAAACCGGATGATCCGGCTGCCCGATGGCAGCTCGGTGATCCTCCATGCCGGCAGCAGCCTCCGCTATCCCACCAGCTTTGCAGGAAAGGAAAGCCGTAGCGTTGACCTCAGCGGACAGGCCTATTTTTCAATTGAGCAGCAGGCCGGTCAGCCCTTCATTGTACATACCGGCGCCGTGCAGACAACCGTGCTGGGCACATCTTTCAATGTAAAGGCCCTGCCCGGCGAGCCCGCCATTGAAGTAACGGTCAAGACCGGCAAGGTCAGTGTCAGTGACAACAACAGGATGCTGGGCATTATCACCCCCCGGCAGCGCATCACCTATAATACAGAAAAGATCAGCTCGGTATTGTCCGAGGTCAGCAATGAGGATTATCTCGGCTGGACCAGCCAACCCCTGCTGTTCGATAACCTGACCATGGCGGAATCAGCCAGGCTCCTGGAAGAACATTATCATGTGAAAATTCAGATCCACTCCCCTGCCGCAAGGTCCAGGCGTTTTACTGCCAGCTTTTCTCCTACCGAAAGCCTGGAGCATGCCCTGGAAAGTATCTGCGTATTCAACGGCCTTACCTATACCTATCAGCAACAGGATTCCACTGTCATTATCAACGACCAGTAGGCCAACCATTTTCTACATAACTGAATGCTTTAATTATGAACCAAACGAGCTTGCCGCCCATTCCAATTACTTCATCCGCATAACCTGAAGGGGATAAAAAAATCCCCTGGAAAAGGCTTCCAGAGGACAGTTTATACCGACGGCCATCGGTATAAGCTTGTCTTGAATTGTTGTCGAAAACTTGCAGTCTCTAAACAATTAAAACGGATCAAAATTATGATTCTTTCGTTGATATCTGAATATTTTCAGCTATTACCCCGACTACTTTCCCGATCAGGATTTTTAGTAGAAAAATCGATTATCAAGAAAAGTATGAGAGTAGGCACCCTTACAAGCGCAATATTGCTCACAGCTTCCCTGCAGCTCCTGCTGGCCGCCGATGGAAAAGGTCAGCGGATAGACCAGGTTGATATCCGGGTAACGCTCAAAAAGGAATCCCTGGTGCAGGCCTTCCGCAAGATAGAGGCCCGCAGCCCCTTCCATTTCATGTACCGGATGGAAGAAGTGCAGCATGTCCGCAACCTCTCCCTGAAAGAC from Candidatus Pseudobacter hemicellulosilyticus encodes the following:
- a CDS encoding FecR domain-containing protein, which gives rise to MAYTEPMDKQYFLQLLQKYTAGTATPEERQLVDRYYNLFQDEEDLLQSQEQRQALKNDIRAGIRRSIGNAGEPAPLSKPYRRKWLMAAAAAVLLLATAASLYLLIRSQAAPDTISISASQQENRMIRLPDGSSVILHAGSSLRYPTSFAGKESRSVDLSGQAYFSIEQQAGQPFIVHTGAVQTTVLGTSFNVKALPGEPAIEVTVKTGKVSVSDNNRMLGIITPRQRITYNTEKISSVLSEVSNEDYLGWTSQPLLFDNLTMAESARLLEEHYHVKIQIHSPAARSRRFTASFSPTESLEHALESICVFNGLTYTYQQQDSTVIINDQ
- a CDS encoding sigma-70 family RNA polymerase sigma factor — translated: MSRSVPDITHDALLLKQLHEGSEQAFNTLFEKYWDKSFSEAYKRIKDYDAAKDIVQDIFSQIWINRGSVLIENFSAYLHTAIRNQVIRYAVRQKQQQPFFQALELLPGKYADADAPLLWKEFLQAYEALIDAMPPKRQQIFRLRFQQGLATRVISLQMGIKRKTVQNQLGKAIEALKVSLLQILGILLLLLLSIA
- a CDS encoding glycoside hydrolase family 88 protein, giving the protein MKTVSPYLLLVILLLAGAIASAQSKPTATSRKSVKPDTKLSKRDILTVIQRTADWQLQHPTGKELNSWDYAPFYHGLMALYKTSMQQKYYDAIIDMGNTVRWEPLPRPYDANQLAIAQVFLELYELTGNKSMIDKSRYMMDMPMSRDLAPEVRFKDNKYWWEWWTWCDALYMAPPAYARLATITGQPRYMEYMVQNWWLTSDHLYSRTDSLFFRDDRFIEERSPNNKKIFWSRGNGWVVGGLARVLEYMPEDHPQRKRFVQQFVEMNHKLAGLQLDNGYWSQSLVDPAAYPQKETSGTAFFIYSMAWGINHHLLDKEKFLPVISKGWNALLEAVHTDGKLGYVQQVGDQPVDVKYEDAETYGSGAFILAGTALYQMLPD
- a CDS encoding sulfatase-like hydrolase/transferase; its protein translation is MTNPLPAQDAPARVIVFLIDGLHWQAPDKLKMPVFNQLVREGAYIQRSCMITPHHPTVGAYGQLHTSSFPNPVLQAGTLFVRPENKMLQEMFSDKQPTAFVANTKAYTSVSKGFTINIHDPLLTDSQVLAQSLDLLRRQDISYFRIHLQTPGNEGRYLTYTSSDKPYYRNIWGQGSPYVHAIEEADRLLGELVGFLKSSGKWENTLLIVSSDQGQSNKGWHPMIEEDSWTTPLLFVGKGIAKGRTLPYFEHTDLTPTIAQLMQVKLPNQDGGTGVAVKEILEGVDPAGFFHPQYIKTINQQINEYNGLRARIMIAAEKDSYFSNLISYLENELLTPEPFYHQDRFTEWYKAGTVAHLVEVNRTILAQMKKEQAGANP